The Peribacillus sp. FSL E2-0218 genome contains a region encoding:
- a CDS encoding amidohydrolase, translated as MGKADIVLSGQHVFTGLQDEPIQAAIAIKENKIMEIGSIEEITSLIGDQTKVYDMEDGLIIPGFHDFHMHIMMGSILQEDSAKLFTAASEEEAAKMVGEFAETRPNDEWIFGIGWDHTNWKNKVLPHRSTLDQYICDRPVLLFNAEVHYAWINSKAIEKIQLTRNTPNPEYGEIGKDENGELTGLLFEQAIGFASEHAYKLPKEKREKLFQVFLNETKRLGITSVNDLYGAKIAPNPLDDLEIFKEFDQKGLLTTRIHFSPELKMDLADAMELQTNYQSDKLTFSGLKQFIDGVVTSHTAFLLDHYKDRPDTKGGTTYPAETIKQLVLRADKESFQIRFHAIGNGAVRLALDAFEDARNANGERDARHVIEHVEVLHPDDVHRFKELNVIASFQPKHIELMESEAYTARISEKQQPLYYPVKTIVDTGAKIAFGTDFPVVPLNPMMGIYQAITRKDLAGKAWQESEGITVAQALKSYTNIPAFGSFREKELGTLEAGKIADIAVLDKNLFSISTEEILETKVKMTVMDGKIVHESQAVQRV; from the coding sequence ATGGGAAAAGCAGACATCGTACTTTCTGGTCAACATGTTTTTACTGGATTACAAGATGAGCCAATTCAAGCGGCTATCGCCATTAAAGAGAATAAAATTATGGAAATCGGTTCGATAGAAGAAATCACGTCATTGATTGGCGATCAAACAAAAGTCTATGACATGGAAGATGGATTGATCATTCCGGGATTTCATGATTTTCATATGCACATCATGATGGGAAGCATTTTACAGGAGGATAGCGCCAAATTATTTACTGCAGCTTCAGAGGAAGAGGCAGCAAAAATGGTAGGTGAATTTGCAGAAACGAGACCAAATGATGAATGGATATTTGGTATTGGCTGGGATCATACCAATTGGAAAAACAAAGTGCTCCCACATAGATCAACATTAGATCAATATATTTGTGATCGTCCTGTTTTATTATTCAATGCAGAAGTGCATTATGCCTGGATCAATAGTAAAGCAATCGAAAAGATTCAATTGACGAGGAATACCCCCAATCCCGAATATGGAGAAATCGGAAAAGATGAAAATGGGGAGCTGACTGGCCTTCTGTTTGAGCAGGCAATTGGTTTTGCATCAGAACATGCATACAAGTTACCGAAAGAAAAACGGGAAAAACTATTTCAAGTCTTCCTCAATGAAACCAAAAGGTTGGGAATCACATCCGTTAATGATTTATACGGAGCTAAAATTGCGCCAAATCCATTAGATGATCTGGAGATTTTCAAGGAATTCGATCAAAAAGGGTTACTTACAACTAGAATCCACTTTTCGCCGGAGTTAAAAATGGATTTAGCTGACGCAATGGAGTTACAAACAAATTATCAGTCCGATAAGCTTACCTTTTCGGGATTAAAGCAATTTATAGATGGTGTGGTGACAAGTCATACCGCTTTTTTATTGGATCATTACAAAGATCGTCCCGATACGAAAGGGGGAACCACCTATCCAGCTGAAACCATTAAACAATTGGTGCTAAGGGCAGATAAGGAAAGCTTCCAAATTCGCTTCCATGCCATCGGGAATGGGGCTGTCCGCTTGGCGTTGGATGCGTTTGAAGACGCAAGAAATGCAAATGGAGAAAGAGACGCCAGACATGTCATTGAACATGTGGAGGTATTGCATCCTGACGACGTCCATCGCTTTAAGGAATTGAATGTCATCGCTTCCTTTCAGCCCAAACATATCGAATTGATGGAAAGTGAGGCATATACCGCCAGGATTAGTGAGAAGCAGCAACCCCTTTATTATCCTGTCAAAACAATAGTCGATACAGGTGCAAAAATTGCCTTTGGTACGGATTTTCCTGTCGTGCCCCTAAATCCTATGATGGGCATTTATCAGGCGATCACCAGAAAAGATTTGGCAGGGAAGGCATGGCAGGAATCGGAAGGCATAACAGTGGCACAAGCGTTAAAATCCTACACGAACATTCCGGCATTCGGGTCTTTCAGGGAAAAAGAACTAGGGACATTGGAAGCAGGGAAGATAGCGGATATCGCAGTACTGGATAAAAATTTATTTAGCATATCGACAGAGGAAATCCTGGAAACAAAAGTGAAAATGACGGTGATGGACGGAAAGATCGTGCATGAAAGCCAGGCGGTCCAAAGGGTATAA
- a CDS encoding carbon-nitrogen hydrolase has product MSKVKVGLIQIHCGENIEQNIQKTMGKIKETANKGAQIVCLQELFSSEYFPQTVNVKNYDLAEETNSGNLVEMGELAKELAVVLIVPFYERAGSGVYFNSAAVFDADGECLGITRKNHIPDGPQYHEKYYFVPGNTGYPVYETAYGKIGVGICWDEWFPEVARIMSLQGAEILFYPSAIGSEPDHPGISTRSSWEKAISAHGISNGVFVAATNRVGQEKDMNFYGGSFISDPLGNILASLDEEEGIIVQEIDLKEIERTRNMLQFFRDRRVDTYAPILQKELLPTPSPSKLVTTKVLFR; this is encoded by the coding sequence ATGTCAAAAGTAAAAGTCGGTCTTATTCAAATCCATTGTGGAGAAAATATCGAACAAAATATTCAAAAAACGATGGGGAAAATAAAAGAAACGGCAAATAAAGGGGCACAAATCGTTTGCTTACAGGAATTATTTTCTTCGGAATATTTTCCGCAAACGGTTAATGTGAAAAATTATGATTTAGCGGAAGAGACAAATAGCGGTAATTTGGTGGAAATGGGTGAATTAGCAAAGGAACTGGCAGTCGTCTTGATTGTGCCATTTTACGAAAGGGCTGGTTCTGGAGTCTATTTCAATAGTGCAGCCGTATTTGATGCTGACGGCGAATGTTTAGGGATTACAAGAAAAAATCATATTCCGGATGGTCCCCAGTATCATGAAAAATATTATTTCGTTCCAGGTAATACTGGGTATCCTGTCTATGAAACAGCTTATGGGAAAATCGGAGTTGGTATTTGCTGGGATGAATGGTTTCCGGAAGTTGCCCGAATCATGAGCTTACAAGGTGCAGAAATCTTATTCTATCCTTCTGCTATTGGTTCGGAGCCCGATCACCCCGGGATATCAACAAGATCATCGTGGGAAAAAGCGATTTCCGCTCACGGCATTTCTAACGGTGTATTTGTCGCAGCGACAAATCGAGTCGGGCAGGAAAAGGACATGAATTTTTACGGTGGGTCATTCATAAGCGATCCACTAGGGAATATCCTGGCTTCTCTGGATGAAGAGGAAGGAATCATTGTACAAGAAATAGATTTGAAAGAAATAGAAAGAACGAGAAATATGCTGCAATTCTTTAGAGACCGTCGTGTCGATACATATGCCCCTATCTTACAAAAAGAATTGCTTCCAACCCCATCCCCATCCAAACTGGTAACAACCAAAGTGCTGTTTAGATAG
- a CDS encoding class I SAM-dependent methyltransferase translates to MTEFWESSFIENQEMWGYEPSDSAIFTKDFFLEKKVKDILIPGIGYGRNAKVFIDNGIDVTGIEISKTAIELAKQSGLTIRYIHGSVTDMPFDNKLYDGIFCYALIHLLNEREREKFIKDCYNQLKPNGYMIFITISKEAPMFGKGKQIGKDYFGIFDELKMFFYDSDSIKQEFGTYGLMEISEIVEPHKNMENKLPFPFIMVKCQKERT, encoded by the coding sequence ATGACAGAATTCTGGGAGTCCAGCTTTATAGAAAATCAAGAGATGTGGGGATATGAACCTTCAGACTCGGCAATCTTCACAAAGGACTTTTTCCTTGAAAAAAAAGTGAAGGATATTTTGATTCCTGGTATTGGATATGGCAGGAATGCAAAGGTGTTCATTGATAATGGAATAGATGTAACAGGTATTGAGATTTCAAAAACAGCGATTGAATTGGCAAAGCAAAGCGGGCTTACTATTCGTTATATACATGGTTCAGTCACTGATATGCCTTTTGATAACAAACTTTATGATGGTATATTCTGTTATGCCCTTATTCACTTATTGAATGAGCGTGAGAGAGAGAAGTTTATTAAAGATTGCTACAATCAATTAAAACCTAATGGATACATGATTTTCATCACTATTTCAAAAGAAGCCCCCATGTTTGGAAAGGGTAAGCAAATAGGGAAAGACTATTTCGGGATTTTCGATGAGCTAAAAATGTTTTTTTATGATTCCGATTCGATAAAACAAGAATTTGGCACATATGGCCTGATGGAAATTTCGGAAATTGTTGAGCCCCATAAAAATATGGAAAATAAGCTTCCATTTCCATTTATAATGGTGAAATGTCAAAAAGAACGTACATAA
- the uraH gene encoding hydroxyisourate hydrolase codes for MTGITTHVLDVMQGQPAANVTIELYYCESPSASWQLLQTSVTNPDGRLAAPLLKAEDTKMGNYEIVFHIGDYFRRKNLGLPEPPFLDLVPVRFGLSSPSSHYHVPLIISPWAYQVYRGS; via the coding sequence ATGACCGGGATAACTACGCATGTTTTGGATGTAATGCAGGGCCAGCCTGCGGCGAATGTAACGATCGAATTATACTATTGTGAATCACCCTCGGCTAGCTGGCAGCTGCTCCAGACAAGCGTCACTAATCCCGATGGAAGGCTCGCTGCCCCGCTGCTGAAAGCAGAAGATACGAAAATGGGAAACTACGAAATCGTCTTTCATATCGGAGATTACTTCCGGAGAAAAAACCTCGGACTTCCCGAGCCACCCTTTTTGGACCTGGTTCCCGTCCGTTTTGGCCTATCTTCGCCATCCTCTCACTATCATGTGCCGCTCATCATTTCCCCATGGGCCTATCAGGTTTATCGGGGAAGCTAA
- the pucL gene encoding factor-independent urate hydroxylase: MLTLAELNAQSEKEFTKFLGDTFEHSPWIAQKAAASRPFHSIMNLHQCLEAIVRNSSKEEKLALIRKHPNLGDKVKMSNESLLEQHGAGLGDLTAAEYENFIALNRQYMQKFGFPFILAVRGKDKNDIYQSMLTRMNHTTTAEFDKALAEIYRIALFRLQDKLKIEGKNFMKNKSAAQSLSYGKGNVFAYRTYSIPLTGIKQIPESTFSGRDHIIFGTNVKVSVGGSAFLPSFTEGDNSMVIATDSMKNFIQRHLATFTGTTLEGFASYVSEAFLNKYPQIDTVKLMAEDIPFEAVTEATGTPLKPSDLVFKKSRNERAQSSLEIIRGENGNEITQQCSSILDLQLIKVSGNSFVGFVRDEYTTLPEDGNRPLFIYLNLHWIYEDQKDAFGTDPSKYVAAEQVTDIATSVFHELETPSIQNLIFEIGCRILTRFPQLLEVTFESQNHTWETVVPIISDSMGKVYTEPRPPFGFQVFTVKREHLENDNILAAAKAAGKEWI, from the coding sequence ATGCTCACACTTGCGGAGCTAAATGCACAAAGCGAAAAGGAATTCACGAAGTTCCTTGGTGATACTTTCGAACATTCGCCATGGATTGCCCAGAAAGCGGCAGCAAGCAGGCCCTTTCATTCCATCATGAACCTTCATCAATGCCTCGAGGCTATAGTAAGGAATTCATCAAAGGAGGAAAAGCTGGCATTAATCAGGAAGCACCCGAACCTTGGGGACAAAGTAAAAATGAGCAATGAATCGCTTTTGGAACAGCATGGTGCCGGTTTAGGCGACCTTACTGCCGCTGAATATGAAAATTTCATAGCATTGAACAGGCAATATATGCAGAAGTTTGGCTTTCCATTTATCCTGGCTGTACGAGGCAAAGATAAAAATGACATCTATCAATCCATGCTAACAAGGATGAACCATACAACGACGGCTGAGTTCGATAAGGCTTTGGCTGAGATTTACCGGATAGCCCTATTTCGTTTGCAGGATAAACTTAAAATTGAAGGGAAGAATTTCATGAAAAATAAATCTGCTGCCCAATCACTTAGTTACGGAAAGGGCAATGTTTTCGCTTATCGGACCTATTCCATTCCTTTGACCGGAATTAAACAAATTCCAGAATCAACTTTTTCGGGCAGGGATCATATCATTTTTGGCACCAATGTTAAAGTATCCGTAGGCGGCTCGGCATTTCTTCCTTCCTTCACGGAAGGAGACAATTCCATGGTCATTGCGACCGATTCAATGAAGAACTTCATCCAAAGGCATTTAGCGACATTCACGGGGACTACATTGGAAGGATTCGCTTCATACGTGTCAGAGGCCTTCCTGAATAAATATCCGCAAATCGATACTGTCAAATTGATGGCCGAAGACATTCCTTTTGAAGCAGTCACTGAAGCGACAGGCACTCCCTTGAAACCGAGTGACCTCGTATTCAAAAAATCCCGCAATGAACGGGCACAATCCTCCCTTGAAATCATCCGTGGCGAAAATGGAAACGAAATCACTCAGCAGTGCAGTTCCATCCTCGATCTCCAATTAATCAAGGTAAGCGGAAATTCTTTTGTCGGTTTTGTCCGCGATGAGTATACGACGCTTCCTGAAGACGGGAACCGGCCGCTTTTCATTTACCTGAATCTCCATTGGATTTATGAGGATCAAAAAGATGCATTTGGTACGGACCCTTCAAAATACGTAGCTGCCGAGCAGGTAACCGATATCGCTACATCCGTTTTTCATGAATTGGAAACACCATCCATCCAAAATCTGATTTTTGAAATCGGCTGCAGGATTTTAACTAGATTTCCACAGCTTCTTGAGGTTACATTCGAATCCCAAAATCACACATGGGAAACCGTCGTTCCCATCATCTCGGACTCTATGGGAAAAGTATATACCGAGCCTCGTCCACCATTCGGCTTTCAGGTCTTCACCGTTAAAAGGGAACATCTCGAAAACGACAATATTTTGGCTGCTGCAAAAGCAGCGGGCAAGGAGTGGATATGA
- a CDS encoding PucR family transcriptional regulator ligand-binding domain-containing protein: MKVTELLTLPALAGMNVIAGETGTDREVYTVNMMDAPDIIHFLKPNELLVTTAYHVKDKPHLLSSLVEAMANQGCAALGIKTGRFLTEIPEAVLVLANELSLPIIDLPHELSLGEIINYTLRGILDQRAAELAFAMETHKQFTDLIMRGKGIEKLLDHLSEMIGYRILLVDQYLKPLSRPISTSGIIPIIKKMRGAGFRFNKTKASSFSFTSLTNQQTYTIFPIYMDEKKFGYLTIAGEVKSSDNLVTLTIEQATNVISFALMKEHALKQHDRNIRNDFFLHFLDGNFSSQEEITNRAKEFSLRNEQAYICAVGKIDGPESTKSYTQLQRQADSIFQSLEDELHLSPHPIHLFTKGKKCILLYEVNEVSGDVLQYVEASLKSLQKITASQFGCTISFGISTRSPSFLQTKNSYKEANDSLIEGGLAKKTEYIQSFRTKDIMELLRIIPEEDLKNFYFFALQGFSKIITEEEQSLLQTLSVYLETHCQISETAKRLFVHRNTVVYRLEKCEELLGKSLKDPETTLQIRLALRIKSLLNG, from the coding sequence ATGAAGGTAACAGAACTTTTGACATTGCCCGCATTAGCCGGCATGAATGTAATTGCAGGGGAAACAGGGACCGATCGGGAGGTCTACACAGTCAACATGATGGACGCTCCAGATATCATCCACTTTTTAAAGCCTAACGAACTTCTTGTAACCACCGCTTATCACGTAAAGGACAAGCCGCACCTTTTGTCATCCCTTGTCGAGGCAATGGCCAATCAAGGCTGCGCAGCACTCGGAATAAAGACAGGGAGGTTCCTGACGGAAATCCCTGAAGCTGTATTGGTTCTCGCAAACGAATTATCCCTCCCGATCATCGACCTGCCTCACGAATTGTCTCTTGGGGAAATCATCAACTACACATTGCGGGGGATATTGGATCAACGGGCAGCAGAGTTGGCATTTGCCATGGAAACCCATAAGCAATTCACCGATTTAATCATGCGCGGCAAAGGTATCGAGAAATTACTTGATCATTTATCCGAAATGATTGGATATCGCATTCTTTTAGTTGACCAATACCTTAAACCGCTATCCCGTCCAATATCCACATCCGGAATTATTCCAATAATCAAAAAGATGCGTGGTGCAGGCTTTCGATTTAATAAAACAAAAGCTTCGTCCTTTTCCTTTACATCCCTTACCAACCAACAAACCTATACCATTTTCCCCATATACATGGACGAAAAAAAGTTTGGTTATTTGACGATAGCAGGAGAGGTCAAGTCGAGCGATAACCTTGTAACACTGACGATAGAGCAAGCCACAAACGTCATCTCCTTCGCTCTAATGAAGGAACACGCACTTAAACAGCACGACCGGAATATCCGGAATGATTTCTTCCTTCATTTTCTTGATGGCAATTTTTCTTCACAAGAGGAAATCACAAACCGGGCTAAAGAGTTTTCCTTACGCAATGAACAAGCGTATATTTGCGCAGTCGGCAAGATCGACGGACCCGAATCTACGAAAAGCTATACACAGCTGCAAAGGCAGGCCGATTCGATTTTTCAATCCTTGGAAGATGAACTTCATCTATCACCCCATCCCATTCATCTCTTCACAAAAGGAAAGAAATGCATTCTCTTATACGAAGTCAATGAAGTTTCTGGGGATGTTCTCCAATATGTCGAAGCCTCGTTAAAATCATTGCAAAAAATCACAGCCAGCCAGTTCGGTTGCACGATTTCTTTCGGCATAAGCACAAGGAGCCCGAGTTTTTTACAAACCAAGAATTCGTATAAAGAAGCGAACGACTCCCTCATTGAAGGAGGTCTCGCAAAAAAGACCGAATACATCCAATCATTCAGGACGAAGGACATCATGGAATTATTGAGGATTATTCCCGAGGAAGACTTGAAGAATTTCTACTTTTTTGCCTTGCAGGGATTTTCCAAGATCATTACCGAGGAGGAGCAGTCCTTATTGCAAACATTATCTGTATATCTTGAAACACATTGCCAAATATCCGAAACGGCTAAACGGTTGTTCGTTCATAGGAACACCGTCGTGTACAGACTGGAGAAGTGTGAAGAACTACTCGGCAAAAGCTTGAAAGACCCGGAGACAACACTCCAAATACGACTTGCCCTTCGCATTAAATCATTGCTAAATGGATGA
- a CDS encoding Rieske 2Fe-2S domain-containing protein: MGEGIGSYKKKRVTPFPKECTFSKKDWDVLTGYWFPVAAVEEVAEKPIGIKLLDVHLVLYRVNRKIIVARDLCLHRGVPLSMGWVDGDDIVCPYHGFRYGPEGDCTGIPAHPGAKISPRLCINIYPTVERYGLVWTSIASDEEDIPELPAWEDEGYLNILPPSIDIAGSAGRQMEGFLDVSHFAWVHSESFADRNNQIVPSYKVDKTEYGLHVEYLSSVSNYGKGMKHLEPANFEWLRVFDIFPPLAARLIVHFPYDGKLHILNCASPVSARKTRMFSPMARNFDVDAPIEDTYEFNLQIFNEDRAMVENQKPEELPLDLQAEAHIAADKTSIAYRKLLRELGLGSNYTS, from the coding sequence ATGGGTGAAGGGATAGGTTCATACAAGAAAAAAAGAGTAACGCCATTTCCGAAAGAGTGCACATTCAGTAAAAAGGACTGGGATGTATTAACCGGATATTGGTTTCCTGTAGCGGCAGTCGAGGAAGTGGCAGAAAAGCCGATAGGCATTAAACTTCTTGATGTACACCTTGTCCTATATCGGGTCAATCGGAAGATCATCGTTGCAAGGGACCTTTGCCTCCATCGAGGGGTGCCGTTAAGCATGGGATGGGTTGATGGAGATGATATCGTATGCCCGTACCATGGTTTCAGGTATGGTCCGGAAGGTGATTGTACCGGGATACCTGCACATCCCGGTGCCAAGATTTCCCCGCGGCTATGCATTAATATTTATCCAACTGTCGAGCGTTACGGCTTGGTATGGACATCGATTGCGAGTGATGAAGAAGACATTCCGGAATTGCCTGCGTGGGAGGATGAGGGATATTTGAATATCCTTCCGCCTTCCATTGACATTGCCGGCTCTGCCGGCCGGCAGATGGAAGGTTTCTTGGATGTGTCCCACTTCGCTTGGGTTCATTCGGAAAGCTTCGCTGACCGTAATAACCAGATCGTCCCCAGCTATAAGGTGGATAAAACGGAGTATGGCCTGCATGTTGAATATTTAAGTTCCGTCAGCAATTATGGAAAAGGCATGAAGCACCTAGAGCCTGCCAACTTCGAATGGCTTCGGGTTTTCGATATATTTCCGCCGCTTGCGGCAAGGCTGATCGTTCATTTCCCGTATGATGGAAAACTCCATATCTTGAATTGTGCCAGTCCGGTTTCGGCACGTAAGACAAGAATGTTTTCGCCGATGGCCCGTAATTTCGATGTGGATGCCCCGATTGAGGATACGTATGAATTTAATCTGCAGATATTCAATGAAGATAGGGCGATGGTGGAAAATCAAAAGCCGGAGGAGCTGCCTCTTGACCTTCAAGCGGAAGCGCATATCGCGGCAGATAAGACGTCGATCGCCTACCGTAAGCTTTTGAGGGAATTGGGCTTAGGTTCGAATTATACAAGTTGA
- the allC gene encoding allantoate deiminase, which yields MEIQIEKFMDETGDVASLIEWLASFGATENKGVTRLLYSEEWLSAQLAMKGEMDKEGLVTYFDSVGNLFGRLEGADSASGTILTGSHIDTVKDGGKYDGAYGVIASFLAVKKLYRIYGQPRKTIEVVSFCEEEGSRFPITFWGSRNIQGIYDLDHVKDMEDTEGIPFVEAMKKAGFGPEVYKTPARNDIDRFVEIHIEQGMVLEKNRNAIGVVSHIVGQRRYTVKVVGESDHAGTTPMSYRKDAVSTASEFISFLTNKAKGMDPHLVATVGRLNVIPNVPNVIACEVEFTLDIRHHEEVILDLFCKEIFSSFDGLAKKAGMKLEVSQWMDVKPVAMDMEMNQLARRIAEDKHIPYQDIVSGAGHDAQVFGSFCPTCLLFVPSQGGISHSPKEFTSVPDLERGIDVLSEVLYKLAY from the coding sequence ATGGAAATCCAAATTGAAAAATTCATGGATGAAACGGGTGATGTTGCTTCATTGATTGAGTGGTTGGCCTCTTTTGGAGCGACGGAAAATAAAGGGGTGACCCGTTTATTGTATTCCGAGGAATGGCTGAGTGCTCAGCTTGCAATGAAGGGTGAGATGGATAAGGAAGGCCTTGTTACCTATTTTGATAGTGTAGGGAACCTGTTTGGCAGGCTTGAGGGGGCGGATTCGGCAAGTGGGACGATCCTGACCGGCTCCCATATCGATACAGTCAAGGATGGGGGAAAATACGATGGCGCTTACGGGGTCATCGCCAGCTTCCTTGCGGTTAAAAAGTTATATAGAATATATGGGCAGCCTCGAAAAACGATAGAGGTCGTCTCCTTTTGTGAAGAAGAGGGAAGCAGATTCCCCATTACGTTTTGGGGCTCGAGGAATATCCAAGGAATCTATGATCTAGATCATGTAAAGGATATGGAAGATACAGAGGGAATCCCTTTTGTGGAAGCGATGAAGAAAGCGGGATTTGGGCCCGAAGTCTATAAAACGCCTGCCCGCAACGATATTGACAGATTCGTCGAAATCCATATCGAACAAGGGATGGTCCTCGAAAAGAACCGAAATGCGATAGGCGTCGTCAGCCATATTGTCGGACAGCGCCGCTATACGGTAAAAGTCGTTGGAGAAAGCGATCACGCGGGAACCACCCCCATGTCCTACCGCAAGGATGCAGTCAGCACCGCGTCAGAATTCATCTCCTTCTTAACGAACAAAGCGAAGGGGATGGACCCGCATTTAGTGGCGACGGTCGGCAGATTGAATGTTATTCCCAATGTTCCCAATGTCATTGCTTGTGAAGTGGAGTTCACCCTTGATATCAGGCATCATGAAGAAGTGATACTTGATTTGTTTTGCAAGGAAATTTTCTCTTCTTTTGATGGATTGGCGAAAAAAGCAGGAATGAAGCTGGAGGTTTCGCAATGGATGGATGTCAAACCCGTTGCGATGGATATGGAAATGAATCAGCTTGCAAGGCGGATTGCCGAGGATAAACATATACCTTATCAGGATATTGTCAGTGGAGCCGGTCATGATGCCCAGGTATTTGGTTCTTTCTGTCCGACCTGCTTGTTGTTCGTTCCCAGTCAGGGTGGAATCAGCCACTCGCCTAAGGAGTTTACAAGTGTTCCGGATTTAGAAAGGGGAATCGATGTTTTAAGCGAAGTCCTCTATAAATTAGCCTATTAA
- a CDS encoding alanine--glyoxylate aminotransferase family protein, protein MAYSELNTPMRTIMTPGPVEVDPRVLRAMSTPILGQFDPAFTSIMNEVMEMLRLVFQTKNTWSFPIDGTSRSGNEALLCSIIEPGDKVLVPIFGRFGHLLVEICERYGAEVHTIECPWGEVFDPQVIIAEIKKVSPKITAIVHGETSTGCMQPLKEIGLACRELDVLLVVDAVASIGGTDVKVDEWCIDGLIGGTQKCLSVPSGMAPITYNERIEKIIQSRKKVERGIATAEDNRRVSNRRPITSNYFDLSMLQDYWGPRRLNHHTEATSMIYALREGLRLVLEEGLEARFARHELHEAALVEGIKAMGLTLFGNGQNKLPCVTCVEIPAGIDGEAVRSMLLNEFGIEIASSFGPLHGKIWRIGTMGFSCRKENILFVLASLEAVLLRQGFQVNRGEALQAALDVYVGKAEQAAVSRGAF, encoded by the coding sequence ATGGCATATTCAGAATTAAATACACCGATGAGAACGATCATGACGCCGGGGCCGGTCGAGGTGGACCCGCGTGTCTTAAGAGCGATGAGCACGCCGATTTTAGGGCAATTCGATCCTGCATTCACCTCGATCATGAATGAAGTGATGGAGATGCTGCGTTTGGTTTTTCAGACGAAAAATACATGGTCGTTCCCGATAGACGGCACATCGAGGTCAGGGAATGAAGCGCTCCTGTGCAGCATCATTGAACCAGGTGATAAAGTCCTCGTCCCCATTTTTGGAAGATTCGGTCACCTGCTGGTGGAAATTTGTGAACGGTACGGTGCCGAAGTCCATACGATTGAATGCCCTTGGGGAGAAGTATTCGATCCGCAAGTCATCATTGCGGAAATCAAGAAGGTTTCTCCTAAGATAACGGCAATCGTACATGGAGAGACTTCGACGGGTTGTATGCAGCCATTGAAGGAAATTGGGCTGGCCTGCCGCGAACTGGATGTCCTGCTTGTTGTCGATGCGGTCGCATCTATCGGGGGCACGGATGTGAAGGTGGATGAATGGTGCATTGATGGATTGATCGGCGGGACACAAAAATGCTTGTCCGTTCCTTCAGGAATGGCTCCGATCACGTATAATGAGCGCATCGAAAAAATCATTCAATCCCGCAAAAAAGTGGAGCGCGGCATTGCGACCGCCGAAGACAATCGAAGGGTGTCTAACCGCCGTCCCATCACCAGTAATTATTTTGATTTAAGCATGCTCCAGGATTATTGGGGACCGCGGCGCTTGAATCACCATACGGAAGCGACATCCATGATTTATGCGTTGCGTGAAGGCTTGCGCCTTGTGCTTGAAGAAGGTCTGGAAGCCCGATTTGCCCGTCATGAACTTCATGAAGCGGCATTGGTGGAAGGGATCAAAGCGATGGGGCTGACGCTGTTCGGGAATGGCCAAAACAAACTCCCTTGTGTAACTTGTGTAGAAATTCCAGCTGGAATCGATGGGGAAGCCGTCCGGTCCATGCTGCTGAATGAATTCGGCATCGAGATCGCCTCCTCGTTCGGTCCTCTCCACGGGAAAATATGGAGAATTGGCACCATGGGATTCAGCTGCAGAAAAGAAAACATCCTCTTTGTGCTCGCGTCCTTGGAAGCTGTCCTGCTGCGTCAAGGATTCCAAGTGAATCGAGGGGAGGCTTTGCAGGCTGCGCTTGATGTATATGTAGGAAAGGCGGAGCAAGCTGCGGTATCCAGGGGGGCGTTTTAA